One region of Sulfurisphaera ohwakuensis genomic DNA includes:
- the lrs14 gene encoding HTH-type transcriptional regulator Lrs14 — MELEVTKIRLPSGKEVGIIEALSFCYDISDTDFQVLKVLLNSEGKNEDSLAEMLKLSKASINRSVNKLVSLGFVERVKDSSSKGGRPRYIYKAIPTERLIEKIVNDFKRCAELFGQLIPKELGKQQQ; from the coding sequence ATGGAATTAGAAGTAACTAAAATAAGACTACCTAGTGGTAAAGAAGTAGGAATAATAGAGGCTTTAAGTTTTTGCTATGATATTTCAGATACAGATTTTCAAGTACTAAAAGTTTTATTAAACAGCGAAGGAAAGAATGAAGATTCTTTAGCAGAAATGCTAAAATTATCTAAAGCCTCTATCAACAGAAGTGTAAACAAATTAGTATCTTTAGGTTTTGTTGAAAGAGTAAAAGATTCTTCTTCTAAAGGAGGTAGACCTAGATATATCTATAAGGCTATACCAACTGAGAGATTAATAGAGAAAATAGTTAATGATTTCAAGAGATGTGCCGAGCTCTTCGGACAATTAATTCCTAAGGAGTTAGGGAAACAACAACAATAA
- a CDS encoding DsrE family protein, whose translation MSEGEKKQKVLVVVTHGPEDLDRTYAPLFMASIAASMEYETSVFFMIKGPKLLDKKWQEEERRKGGNPFIHFFDMAKDNGVKMYVCVQSLKDMCHMNESDVVDGVEIVGGSTLIDLLFDADRALFF comes from the coding sequence ATGAGTGAAGGAGAAAAGAAACAAAAAGTATTGGTTGTAGTAACTCATGGTCCAGAAGATTTAGATAGGACATACGCACCTCTTTTCATGGCATCAATAGCTGCTTCGATGGAATATGAAACATCCGTATTCTTTATGATAAAGGGACCAAAACTATTAGATAAGAAATGGCAAGAAGAGGAAAGGAGAAAAGGAGGAAACCCATTCATACACTTCTTCGATATGGCAAAAGATAATGGAGTTAAAATGTATGTATGTGTACAGAGTCTTAAAGATATGTGCCACATGAATGAAAGCGATGTAGTAGACGGAGTAGAAATTGTAGGAGGATCAACATTAATAGATTTACTCTTCGATGCTGATAGAGCATTATTCTTCTGA
- a CDS encoding DsrE/DsrF/DrsH-like family protein — MPVGILASGAAAAGYEVNLFFTFWGLTNITKAGIQRQPAPIDKNYEQMGPMMMQKMQEMKYPMWYQLIQQAKEVGEVKVFACSTTMEFFGIKREDLAEFVDDVVGVATFLDRAEGGTTLFI; from the coding sequence ATGCCAGTAGGAATATTAGCATCTGGTGCAGCAGCTGCAGGCTATGAAGTTAACTTATTCTTCACATTCTGGGGATTAACAAATATAACTAAAGCAGGAATTCAGAGACAACCAGCACCAATAGATAAGAACTATGAGCAAATGGGTCCAATGATGATGCAAAAAATGCAAGAAATGAAATATCCAATGTGGTATCAATTAATTCAACAAGCAAAAGAGGTTGGAGAAGTTAAAGTATTTGCATGCAGTACAACAATGGAATTCTTTGGAATAAAGAGAGAAGATTTAGCTGAGTTTGTTGATGATGTAGTAGGAGTAGCAACATTTTTAGATAGAGCTGAAGGAGGAACAACTTTATTCATATGA
- a CDS encoding 4Fe-4S dicluster domain-containing protein → MPIPELEKPIIKGVIQKDKVIVDGVELDGTWNAFLIERTQTGYDPSVWDEIANTLEGYTISACWQCGTCTSGCTMREYDPNYSPRRFIDLARKGDKQALIELQNSLWRCVSCQKCTHRCPKGVLVEEVVHAIHNYLLKHGLVKKDPGTVFDELFLETVINNGGRISELTLGAASAKAGFVSLSLKDLIVMGGAMLRSGLVKDLLKPNRVKNWDRIKKVLEEAMQEEVKPE, encoded by the coding sequence ATGCCCATTCCTGAATTAGAAAAACCTATTATAAAAGGAGTAATTCAAAAAGATAAAGTAATAGTAGATGGAGTAGAACTAGACGGAACATGGAATGCATTCCTTATAGAGAGGACTCAAACTGGTTATGATCCCTCAGTGTGGGATGAAATAGCTAATACCTTAGAAGGCTATACAATAAGTGCATGCTGGCAATGCGGTACATGTACATCTGGTTGTACTATGAGGGAGTACGATCCAAATTATAGTCCTAGAAGGTTTATAGATTTGGCTAGAAAAGGTGATAAACAAGCATTAATAGAATTACAAAATAGTTTATGGAGATGCGTATCATGTCAGAAGTGTACTCATAGGTGTCCAAAAGGTGTATTGGTAGAGGAAGTTGTTCATGCTATACACAATTATCTCTTAAAACATGGTTTAGTAAAGAAGGATCCAGGCACAGTATTCGATGAATTATTCCTAGAAACTGTAATAAACAATGGTGGTAGAATATCAGAATTAACTTTAGGTGCAGCATCAGCAAAAGCTGGTTTTGTATCACTCAGCTTGAAAGATCTTATAGTTATGGGTGGTGCAATGTTAAGATCTGGTTTAGTAAAAGATTTACTTAAGCCAAATAGAGTAAAGAATTGGGACAGAATAAAGAAAGTATTAGAGGAGGCAATGCAGGAGGAGGTGAAACCAGAATGA
- a CDS encoding CoB--CoM heterodisulfide reductase iron-sulfur subunit A family protein — MAGEKVLVIGAGPAGLSATKELANLGVNVVLVEREAFLGGTPKRLKYSLLFPELRPASEVIDPLIKSVQENKNVKIYLESIVDSVKQEGNGFTVNIKDKSGKITTEKVNAIIAASGFEHFDSRRKYEYGYGIIPNIYQISDIEGMLSENRLVTTKGTPPKRVAILLCVGSRDATVGNTYCSRVCCAVSIKQAMEIKQRIPDAVVHIYYMDIRTYGLMEDKLYWKAQLDYRVGFIRGRISEFMRGPNDTVIIKGEDTMNLNRALVVPYDMVILANGMELGLGSKQVAKVLGLEFESHGFVKPLDPDRLPVQSTKKGIFLAGAITGPKTISDSITEGYAAAMKAYEYIMKGTWEEPVKVATAEVAHH; from the coding sequence ATGGCTGGTGAAAAAGTTCTCGTAATTGGAGCTGGTCCCGCTGGATTATCTGCTACAAAGGAATTGGCTAATTTAGGTGTTAACGTAGTTTTAGTAGAGAGAGAAGCTTTTCTTGGTGGTACTCCAAAAAGATTGAAATATAGCCTATTATTCCCAGAATTAAGGCCTGCCTCAGAAGTAATTGATCCTCTAATTAAATCAGTCCAGGAAAATAAAAATGTTAAAATTTACCTAGAAAGTATAGTTGATAGTGTAAAACAAGAGGGTAATGGATTTACTGTGAATATTAAGGATAAGAGCGGAAAAATTACTACAGAAAAAGTAAATGCAATTATAGCTGCTTCAGGTTTTGAACATTTTGATTCTAGGAGAAAATATGAGTATGGTTATGGGATAATACCAAACATTTATCAAATCTCTGATATTGAAGGTATGCTTTCAGAAAATAGATTAGTAACTACAAAGGGTACACCACCAAAAAGAGTTGCAATCTTATTATGTGTTGGTTCAAGAGACGCCACTGTAGGAAATACTTATTGTTCAAGAGTCTGTTGTGCCGTATCAATTAAGCAAGCAATGGAAATTAAGCAAAGGATTCCAGATGCGGTTGTTCACATTTATTATATGGATATAAGAACTTATGGATTAATGGAGGATAAACTATACTGGAAAGCACAATTAGACTACAGAGTGGGATTCATAAGAGGAAGAATTTCAGAATTCATGAGAGGCCCCAATGACACTGTGATAATTAAAGGAGAAGATACAATGAACTTGAATAGAGCATTAGTAGTTCCATATGATATGGTAATATTAGCTAACGGTATGGAACTAGGTTTAGGTTCAAAACAAGTAGCTAAAGTTTTAGGACTAGAGTTTGAGAGCCACGGATTTGTCAAACCATTAGATCCAGATAGGTTACCAGTTCAATCAACTAAGAAAGGAATATTCCTAGCTGGTGCAATAACTGGTCCTAAGACAATATCAGACTCAATAACAGAAGGATATGCTGCTGCAATGAAGGCTTATGAATATATTATGAAGGGCACATGGGAGGAACCAGTAAAGGTAGCTACTGCTGAGGTGGCTCATCATTAA
- a CDS encoding sulfurtransferase TusA family protein, translating into MAEIKIAKTLDVKGMYCPGPVMETAKAIKQIGIGEVLEVLATDPAAKPDIEAWARRTGQQILDIQQQGGVTRILIKRVK; encoded by the coding sequence ATGGCCGAAATTAAGATTGCAAAAACATTAGATGTTAAAGGAATGTACTGTCCTGGGCCAGTAATGGAGACTGCAAAAGCAATAAAGCAAATTGGGATTGGTGAGGTTTTAGAGGTTTTAGCAACAGACCCTGCAGCTAAACCAGATATTGAGGCCTGGGCGAGAAGAACTGGTCAACAAATTCTTGATATTCAGCAACAAGGTGGAGTTACAAGAATACTAATAAAGAGGGTTAAGTAA
- a CDS encoding CoB--CoM heterodisulfide reductase iron-sulfur subunit B family protein, whose protein sequence is MSIRINNPYGKVAFYPGCSLDGMGKPYDVSLALVAKDLGLEYEKIEDYNCCGALEVKNVNTMAGLLLPARNLSLARQMGADTVMSACPGCHYSLSRTHYYMTKYPKLREKVNAYLEKMGEKGYDMKLLMIHAVEFIYNTVGPEGVKARVKRPLNGLKVAPYYGCLYARPKQYILTGYMKIKDDPERPFFMDKLLEATGAEVVPFEAKTMCCGGPHVYSDINVALNLEARILKEARRNGAELLIVDCPLGGVAFETNMNKIAEIYGEDLRMPVVYFSQLLAFAFGHSPEEALLNANLTNPMTVLKRYL, encoded by the coding sequence ATGAGTATTAGAATCAATAATCCTTATGGTAAAGTAGCATTCTATCCAGGCTGTTCATTAGACGGCATGGGTAAGCCTTATGATGTATCATTAGCGTTAGTTGCTAAGGATTTAGGATTAGAATATGAGAAAATTGAGGATTATAACTGCTGTGGTGCTTTAGAGGTAAAGAATGTTAATACAATGGCTGGTTTATTATTACCAGCGAGGAACTTATCACTAGCAAGACAAATGGGTGCAGATACTGTAATGTCAGCATGTCCAGGTTGTCATTACTCTTTATCAAGAACCCACTATTACATGACGAAGTATCCAAAACTAAGGGAGAAGGTTAATGCGTATTTAGAAAAGATGGGTGAAAAAGGTTATGATATGAAACTCTTAATGATTCATGCTGTAGAGTTTATCTATAATACTGTAGGACCAGAGGGAGTTAAGGCTAGAGTAAAGAGACCATTAAATGGATTAAAAGTTGCGCCATATTATGGTTGTCTATATGCAAGACCAAAGCAATACATACTTACTGGATATATGAAGATAAAAGATGATCCAGAAAGACCATTCTTCATGGATAAACTACTAGAAGCTACGGGTGCAGAAGTAGTCCCATTTGAGGCAAAGACAATGTGCTGTGGTGGTCCTCACGTTTACTCTGATATAAATGTTGCATTAAACTTAGAAGCTAGAATACTTAAAGAAGCTAGAAGAAATGGGGCTGAATTGTTAATAGTTGACTGTCCATTAGGTGGAGTTGCTTTTGAGACTAACATGAACAAAATTGCTGAAATTTACGGCGAAGATTTAAGAATGCCAGTAGTTTACTTTAGCCAATTATTAGCTTTTGCATTTGGCCATTCTCCAGAAGAAGCATTATTAAATGCTAACTTAACAAACCCAATGACAGTATTAAAGAGATATTTATAA
- a CDS encoding dihydrolipoyl dehydrogenase family protein: MIVVIGSGPAGIYGAFTASALGEKVKLIEEKERLGGTCVLYGCIPSKAMLHPLYLKYSLERLGKKIDFSYEELIKFAQDAISRISKGVEYMLESYGVEVIHGRGVLKSKEIEVSGQTLYPDKVLVATGTLKPEINGTIASDDLPYLNKEFNSVTVIGGGVGGIEYGWLLHKIGKEVHIVEKENLLLPKHDMDLRNYVTNHFKRIGVKLHLGVEAKIENNKVKLSNGEEIKSDIILMSFGRKPNLTGVENLPHDYWIKVNEYMETPIKDIYAAGDVTGSFTAHEAIHKGYIAGLNMKGVKKPYDSSAVPKVIYTSPQIAYVGNTNSGKCMKMEFSGLARAIAEKETEGFLKICVENEKVIGGVAFSERAEEIISLLALGIKFKGSLDELLDFQYPHPSYLEMIWEILRKIKWG; encoded by the coding sequence TTACAGCTTCTGCTTTAGGAGAAAAAGTTAAACTTATTGAGGAAAAAGAAAGGTTAGGCGGAACTTGTGTTTTATATGGTTGTATTCCTTCAAAAGCAATGTTACATCCGCTTTATTTAAAGTATTCTTTGGAAAGGTTAGGAAAGAAAATTGATTTTAGCTATGAAGAACTGATCAAGTTTGCTCAAGATGCAATTTCAAGGATCTCAAAAGGAGTTGAATACATGTTAGAAAGTTACGGTGTTGAAGTTATTCATGGTAGAGGAGTACTTAAGAGCAAAGAAATTGAAGTTTCTGGTCAAACTTTATACCCAGATAAAGTACTAGTAGCAACTGGAACTTTAAAACCAGAAATTAATGGAACTATAGCTTCAGACGATTTACCGTATCTTAATAAAGAGTTTAATTCAGTAACTGTAATTGGTGGTGGTGTAGGGGGTATTGAATATGGCTGGTTATTACACAAAATAGGGAAAGAAGTACATATAGTAGAGAAAGAAAATTTACTTTTACCGAAACATGATATGGATTTAAGAAATTACGTAACTAACCACTTTAAGAGAATTGGAGTTAAACTTCATTTAGGAGTGGAGGCTAAGATAGAGAATAATAAAGTTAAACTCTCAAATGGAGAAGAAATTAAGAGCGATATTATTTTAATGAGTTTTGGAAGAAAACCTAATCTTACTGGGGTGGAAAATCTACCTCATGATTATTGGATAAAGGTTAATGAATACATGGAAACTCCAATAAAAGACATTTATGCTGCTGGTGATGTAACCGGTTCATTTACTGCACATGAGGCAATACATAAAGGATATATAGCTGGGCTTAATATGAAAGGTGTAAAAAAACCTTATGATAGTTCTGCTGTTCCAAAAGTTATTTACACATCACCACAAATTGCTTACGTCGGAAACACAAATAGTGGTAAATGTATGAAAATGGAATTTTCTGGGTTAGCTAGAGCTATTGCAGAAAAGGAGACTGAAGGATTTTTAAAGATCTGTGTGGAAAACGAAAAAGTAATAGGTGGTGTTGCCTTTTCAGAAAGAGCTGAAGAAATTATCTCTCTTTTGGCTTTAGGGATTAAGTTTAAGGGAAGTTTGGATGAGCTTCTTGATTTCCAATATCCACATCCTTCTTATCTTGAAATGATATGGGAAATTTTAAGAAAAATTAAGTGGGGATAA
- a CDS encoding NAD-dependent epimerase/dehydratase family protein — protein sequence MRILITGLGFIATHVAEVLSSRHEVTVTYRNLNPVKKVYHEKLEEKGVKLIKLDILLDTERLREEVKKSDVVINFIGEISGDEKTLYISNVEVPKTIASIIKESENKPIFIHTSGSTYGITGEVKIEKELGEGLNPQSPFEKTKLEGEKVVYSIAKGNFPLIIIRPTLVYGKYSAHIQFVTMYRLAKLGIIPKTGISFMPISANNIGKMILRLIEEKPMLLYFYATECERVALEKFFEIYTKALGKRGIYIPIPKSIVKSAMPKEIRGLLKYEGTVYDCSVSKKLLGELRFDENEIYQNALFLKELDDKKILIPT from the coding sequence ATGAGAATACTTATTACTGGTTTAGGTTTTATAGCAACTCATGTAGCTGAAGTCTTATCCTCGAGGCATGAAGTAACAGTCACTTATAGAAATCTCAATCCGGTAAAGAAAGTTTATCATGAAAAACTTGAGGAAAAAGGAGTTAAATTAATTAAACTAGACATTCTGTTAGACACAGAAAGATTAAGAGAAGAAGTGAAAAAGAGCGATGTGGTTATCAACTTTATTGGAGAAATATCTGGTGATGAAAAGACACTATATATTTCTAACGTAGAAGTCCCAAAAACTATAGCGAGTATAATAAAAGAATCAGAAAATAAACCTATTTTTATTCATACTAGCGGATCTACTTATGGGATAACTGGAGAAGTTAAAATTGAAAAAGAGCTTGGCGAAGGTCTAAATCCTCAATCACCTTTTGAAAAAACCAAACTAGAAGGGGAGAAAGTTGTTTATTCAATAGCAAAAGGGAATTTTCCCCTTATTATTATTAGACCAACCCTTGTGTATGGGAAATACTCAGCCCATATCCAATTTGTAACCATGTATAGATTAGCAAAACTAGGTATTATTCCCAAAACTGGCATATCTTTCATGCCAATTAGTGCAAATAATATAGGTAAAATGATATTAAGACTAATTGAGGAAAAACCCATGCTACTATATTTCTATGCTACCGAGTGTGAGAGAGTAGCTCTTGAGAAGTTCTTTGAGATTTATACGAAAGCATTGGGCAAGAGAGGAATTTACATACCAATTCCGAAAAGTATTGTTAAATCCGCCATGCCAAAAGAAATAAGAGGTCTGTTAAAATATGAAGGTACCGTGTACGATTGCAGCGTAAGTAAAAAACTTCTTGGTGAGCTACGGTTTGATGAGAACGAAATTTATCAGAATGCGTTATTTTTGAAAGAATTAGATGATAAAAAGATCCTTATCCCCACTTAA
- a CDS encoding SDR family oxidoreductase, which yields MCMSSQSYFKSVMYALVTGGTRGIGRAITEALLKEGYNVAVLYHGSEDKAKELKEKGVLTVRCDVGDRNQVKKAKEEISNHFPRLDVLVNNAGIWYLMPFEQFDEEKYERMLRVNLNGTIYVTYEFLSLLKKSSAASIINIASNAGIGTAAEGTTFYAITKAGIIILTRRLAFELGKYGIRVNAVAPGWIETDMTLGNKSDEEKEKLRELFRNKTVLHTTGKPEDIANIVVFLASEKARYITGQVIVADGGRIDNLTHSV from the coding sequence ATGTGTATGAGTTCGCAATCTTACTTTAAATCAGTTATGTATGCTTTAGTTACAGGCGGTACAAGGGGAATAGGAAGAGCTATAACTGAAGCACTTTTAAAAGAAGGCTACAATGTTGCTGTTCTTTATCACGGTTCTGAAGATAAAGCCAAAGAGTTAAAAGAGAAGGGAGTTTTAACTGTAAGGTGTGATGTCGGAGATAGGAATCAGGTTAAAAAAGCTAAAGAGGAAATTTCCAATCATTTCCCACGTTTAGATGTTTTAGTTAATAATGCTGGAATTTGGTATTTAATGCCTTTTGAGCAATTTGATGAGGAAAAATATGAGAGAATGTTAAGGGTTAATCTAAATGGAACCATTTATGTCACTTATGAATTTTTATCATTACTTAAAAAGTCATCAGCAGCAAGTATAATTAACATTGCTAGTAATGCTGGTATTGGGACTGCTGCAGAAGGAACTACTTTTTATGCTATTACAAAAGCCGGGATTATAATATTAACCAGAAGATTAGCTTTTGAATTAGGAAAGTACGGTATAAGGGTTAATGCTGTAGCACCCGGTTGGATCGAGACTGATATGACTTTAGGTAATAAAAGTGATGAAGAGAAGGAAAAACTAAGGGAATTATTTAGAAATAAAACCGTACTTCATACAACTGGAAAACCCGAGGATATAGCCAATATTGTAGTATTTCTAGCAAGTGAAAAAGCTAGATATATAACTGGGCAAGTGATTGTTGCTGATGGGGGTAGAATAGATAATTTAACTCATTCAGTTTAA
- a CDS encoding 4Fe-4S dicluster domain-containing protein, translated as MATVKAIPLPDDPRVMDMAYDVQAVEPEELRNFESNLKPEERELAIKYWQAVKSDFRFNEYLRGCLNCGVCTSGCPAAKFYDFGPREMIQYMMRDAVDKIWEFVNKKVWACVQCYTCSMRCPFNNEIAGLIMLLREYAVQFGLPSAKEILAPYRRVLYTVMTTGNQVTPNMIQPEAFPDWGPQAVEESKNMDVYRKAVPVDLMQRTDIGWQTSLQTAVELMTIFIESGVLDAIKNVDEDLYEMIMDMYEERKQQLEEIKEKYMKGELNEDELPDNWMDL; from the coding sequence ATGGCAACTGTAAAAGCTATACCTCTACCAGATGATCCAAGAGTTATGGATATGGCTTATGATGTCCAAGCAGTAGAACCAGAAGAACTCAGAAATTTTGAAAGTAATTTAAAGCCAGAGGAAAGAGAACTTGCAATAAAGTATTGGCAAGCAGTAAAATCTGATTTTAGATTTAATGAATATCTAAGAGGTTGCTTAAATTGTGGTGTATGTACTTCTGGGTGTCCTGCAGCAAAATTCTATGATTTTGGTCCAAGAGAAATGATACAATATATGATGAGAGATGCAGTTGATAAAATTTGGGAATTCGTAAATAAGAAAGTTTGGGCTTGTGTACAATGTTATACTTGCTCAATGAGATGTCCATTTAATAACGAGATAGCTGGATTAATAATGTTACTTAGAGAATATGCAGTACAATTTGGTTTACCATCTGCTAAAGAAATTCTAGCACCATATAGAAGAGTCTTATACACTGTAATGACTACTGGTAACCAAGTAACACCAAACATGATTCAACCAGAAGCATTCCCAGATTGGGGTCCACAGGCTGTTGAAGAATCAAAGAATATGGATGTTTATAGAAAGGCAGTTCCAGTTGATTTAATGCAAAGAACTGATATTGGTTGGCAAACATCATTACAGACAGCAGTAGAGTTAATGACTATCTTTATTGAATCTGGTGTACTTGATGCAATAAAGAATGTTGATGAAGACTTATATGAAATGATCATGGACATGTATGAGGAGAGAAAACAGCAGTTAGAAGAGATCAAAGAGAAGTATATGAAAGGAGAGCTTAACGAGGACGAATTACCCGATAATTGGATGGATTTATAA
- a CDS encoding RNA-guided endonuclease InsQ/TnpB family protein, translating into MPNVGFRFRAYADDQTIRALKAQLRLACEMYNTLRWADIYFYQRDGKGLTQTELRQLALDLRKQDKEYQQLYSQVVQQIADRYYDARDRFFKGLAHFPKEKKPHKYYSLVYPQSGWKILESREIRTKSRKNKKKLVLLRLSNLGVFKVIVHRDFPLDKVKRVVVKLTRSERVYVSFMVEGVEFSQLPKTGKVVAIDVGVEKLLTTSDGFYFPNLRPYEKALEKIRKLHKVLSRKEFLSKNWFKAKVKLARGYEHFKNLRQDLYMKLGKWFAQHYDVVVMEDIDVKQLVEESERKLRMRLHDVAFHELKRILEYQLEKYGKKLLLINPAYTSKMCAKCGYVKKELTLTDRVFSCPKCGWVTDRDYNACLNILKRSGWEPPLVPVELHPLPVAKSYGQGGAMKQEAPPFRAG; encoded by the coding sequence ATGCCCAACGTAGGGTTCCGCTTTCGTGCATATGCTGACGATCAAACAATTAGGGCGTTAAAAGCCCAGTTGAGGTTAGCATGTGAGATGTACAACACCCTACGCTGGGCAGATATCTATTTCTACCAAAGGGACGGAAAGGGTCTTACACAAACGGAGTTAAGACAGCTCGCTCTAGATCTAAGAAAGCAAGATAAGGAGTACCAACAACTCTACTCACAAGTAGTACAGCAAATTGCCGATCGTTATTACGATGCTAGGGATAGGTTCTTCAAAGGTCTAGCACACTTTCCTAAGGAGAAGAAACCCCATAAGTACTACTCTCTTGTTTACCCACAAAGTGGATGGAAAATACTTGAGAGCAGGGAAATAAGGACTAAGAGTAGGAAGAATAAGAAGAAGCTGGTGTTATTGAGGTTATCAAATCTCGGCGTGTTTAAGGTCATTGTTCATAGGGACTTCCCGCTTGACAAAGTAAAGAGGGTGGTAGTTAAACTAACACGTTCAGAGAGAGTATATGTCTCCTTCATGGTTGAAGGTGTTGAATTCTCTCAACTCCCAAAGACTGGTAAGGTAGTTGCAATAGATGTTGGGGTAGAGAAACTCCTAACCACGAGTGATGGATTCTATTTCCCTAACTTGAGACCTTATGAGAAGGCACTTGAGAAGATAAGGAAACTCCACAAGGTTCTCTCGAGGAAAGAGTTCTTGTCGAAAAACTGGTTTAAAGCAAAAGTGAAGTTAGCTAGGGGTTATGAACACTTCAAGAACTTGAGACAAGACCTCTATATGAAGTTGGGTAAGTGGTTCGCACAACATTATGACGTTGTAGTAATGGAGGATATAGATGTTAAACAATTGGTGGAGGAGTCAGAAAGGAAGTTGAGGATGAGGTTACACGATGTTGCATTCCATGAGTTGAAGAGAATACTAGAATATCAGTTGGAAAAATATGGAAAGAAACTGTTGTTAATAAACCCAGCATATACTTCAAAGATGTGTGCTAAATGCGGGTACGTAAAGAAGGAGTTAACTTTGACTGACCGTGTGTTCAGCTGTCCTAAGTGCGGTTGGGTTACTGATCGTGACTATAACGCTTGCTTAAACATATTGAAGAGATCGGGGTGGGAGCCACCCTTAGTGCCTGTGGAGCTCCACCCTCTACCCGTAGCGAAAAGCTACGGGCAAGGTGGGGCTATGAAGCAGGAAGCTCCGCCCTTCAGGGCGGGGTAG
- a CDS encoding CoB--CoM heterodisulfide reductase iron-sulfur subunit B family protein, producing the protein MVTQEEKKLHEEIKEAFPYADDVDWNEVYQRIIYRYSTPHGLQHIKEELYKLEDEGEIIVHHIKPNNNPVEVQTLNGMPKKIPTTRLWNHKSCGQCGHIPGYPTSVFWIMNKLEIDYLDEPHQTSCTGWNYHASGASNPVALAGVYVRNMWRAYETGYFPLIHCGTSFGHYKEVRNMIILHKEIRDKLRPIMRKLDMDIVVPEEVVHYSEWLYVMSKKAAQHKKYDLSNIRAAVHTPCHVYKLVPEDTVYDPAVFEGRRPAAPTGTVMNFGAKIVDYSTWWDCCGFGFRHILTEREFSRSFALFKKVIPAVEEGHADVFVTSDTGCVTTLDKSQWAGKAHGFNYNLPVLADAQFAAIMMGADPYKIGQIHWHATDVEGFLRKVGVPVDEYKEQFLQYLADLREGKAQPEYLYKPHRKIDFYLALPDRVKWYKGEQAVQK; encoded by the coding sequence ATGGTTACTCAAGAAGAAAAAAAGCTACATGAGGAGATAAAAGAAGCTTTTCCTTATGCAGATGACGTGGATTGGAATGAGGTATATCAAAGGATTATTTATAGGTATAGTACTCCACACGGCTTACAACATATCAAGGAAGAATTATACAAGTTAGAGGATGAAGGAGAGATAATTGTTCATCATATTAAGCCTAATAATAACCCAGTTGAGGTACAAACGTTAAATGGAATGCCAAAGAAGATACCTACAACAAGATTATGGAACCATAAGAGCTGTGGCCAATGTGGGCATATTCCCGGTTATCCAACATCTGTATTCTGGATAATGAACAAACTAGAAATTGATTACTTAGATGAACCTCATCAAACTTCATGTACGGGTTGGAACTATCATGCTTCTGGTGCTTCAAACCCAGTTGCTTTAGCTGGTGTATATGTAAGAAACATGTGGAGAGCTTATGAGACCGGTTACTTCCCATTAATTCACTGTGGTACATCATTTGGTCATTACAAAGAAGTTAGGAACATGATAATATTACATAAAGAGATAAGAGACAAGTTAAGGCCAATAATGAGAAAATTAGACATGGATATTGTAGTCCCAGAGGAAGTTGTACACTATTCAGAATGGTTATATGTAATGAGCAAGAAAGCTGCTCAACATAAAAAATATGATTTAAGCAATATTAGAGCAGCAGTTCATACACCATGTCACGTTTATAAGTTAGTTCCTGAGGATACGGTTTATGATCCTGCAGTCTTTGAAGGAAGAAGGCCAGCAGCTCCAACTGGGACCGTAATGAACTTTGGAGCTAAGATTGTTGATTACTCAACTTGGTGGGACTGTTGTGGATTTGGATTTAGACACATATTAACAGAAAGAGAATTTAGCAGAAGCTTTGCACTATTCAAGAAAGTAATTCCAGCAGTTGAAGAAGGCCATGCTGATGTATTTGTAACATCTGATACTGGATGTGTAACAACATTAGACAAGAGCCAGTGGGCTGGTAAAGCCCATGGATTTAACTATAACTTACCAGTATTAGCGGATGCACAATTTGCAGCAATAATGATGGGTGCAGATCCCTATAAGATTGGACAAATACACTGGCATGCAACAGATGTTGAAGGTTTCTTAAGAAAAGTTGGTGTACCAGTTGATGAATACAAAGAACAATTCTTACAATACTTAGCAGACTTAAGAGAAGGAAAAGCACAGCCAGAATACTTATACAAACCACACAGAAAGATTGATTTCTACCTAGCTTTACCAGACAGAGTGAAATGGTATAAAGGTGAGCAAGCTGTTCAAAAGTGA